In a genomic window of Dermochelys coriacea isolate rDerCor1 chromosome 11, rDerCor1.pri.v4, whole genome shotgun sequence:
- the LOC119863409 gene encoding protein lifeguard 3-like isoform X2, translating into MSYPSAPPPYDDKNPLYPPQPGGHPQPGAYPGGYPQPIPYPGSYRQPGGYPGGYPQPGGYTQPGVPLPPMSTLPMNLGNSYITSLGDDVIRTIDWDDKRVRHAFIRKVYTIISVQLLVTVGIIAVFTFVSPVRAFVQGNIIVYYSSYAVFLVSYLVLACCPGPRRCFPWNLILLAIFTLAMGFMTGTIASMYETMAVLIAMVITAIVAIIVTIFCFQTKVDFTSCTGLFCVLGIVVLLTSTVSAIVLYYKCIQWVHMLFAAVVAIAFTLFLAYDTQVLVGTKEYDLSPEEYVFGALEIYVDIVYIFLFLLQFLGCK; encoded by the exons ATGTCATACCCCAGTGCTCCCCCGCCCTACGATGACAAGAATCCCCTCTACCCTCCACAGCCTGGAGGCCACCCGCAGCCCGGAGCCTATCCCGGGGGCTACCCGCAACCTATACCCTATCCCGGGAGCTACCGGCAGCCTGGAGGGTATCCTGGGGGTTACCCTCAGCCAGGAGGATATACCCAACCAGGAGTCCCGTTACCCCCCATGTCAACACTCCCGATGAACCTAG GGAACAGCTACATCACCAGCTTGGGGGATGATGTCATCAGGACTATTGACTGGGATGACAAGAGAGTGCGACACGCCTTCATCCGCAAG gtctacaccatcatctcagtCCAGCTGCTGGTGACCGTGGGCATCATTGCCGTGTTCACCTTCGT CTCCCCCGTCCGCGCCTTTGTGCAGGGGAACATTATTGTGTACTACTCCTCTTA cgcTGTGTTCCTGGTCAGCTACCTGGTGCTGGCCTGCTGCCCGGGCCCCAG GAGATGCTTCCCCTGGAATCTCATCCTGCTGGCCATCTTT ACGCTGGCCATGGGCTTCATGACAGGAACCATCGCCAG CATGTATGAAACCATGGCAGTCCTGATCGCCATGGTAATCACTGCTATAGTGGCCATAATTGTCACCATCTTCTGCTTCCAGACCAAG GTGGATTTCACATCGTGTACCGGGCTGTTCTGTGTGCTGGGGATCGTCGTCCTTCTGACCTCGACAGTCTCTGCCATCGTCCTTTACTACAAATGT ATTCAGTGGGTCCACATGCTGTTTGCGGCCGTGGTCGCGATCGCCTTCACCCTG TTCCTAGCCTATGACACCCAGGTGCTGGTAGGGACCAAGGAGTATGACCTCAGCCCGGAGGAGTACGTCTTCGGCGCCCTGGAGATCTACGTGGACATCGTCTACATCTTCTTGTtcctgctgcagttcctgggcTGTAAATAA
- the LOC119863409 gene encoding protein lifeguard 3-like isoform X3: MSYPSAPPPYDDKNPLYPPQPGGHPQPGAYPGGYPQPIPYPGSYRQPGGYPGGYPQPGGYTQPGVPLPPMSTLPMNLGDTGLPTGNSYITSLGDDVIRTIDWDDKRVRHAFIRKVYTIISVQLLVTVGIIAVFTFVSPVRAFVQGNIIVYYSSYAVFLVSYLVLACCPGPRRCFPWNLILLAIFTLAMGFMTGTIASMYETMAVLIAMVITAIVAIIVTIFCFQTKVDFTSCTGLFCVLGIVVLLTSTVSAIVLYYKCSLSADSVGPHAVCGRGRDRLHPVPSL, from the exons ATGTCATACCCCAGTGCTCCCCCGCCCTACGATGACAAGAATCCCCTCTACCCTCCACAGCCTGGAGGCCACCCGCAGCCCGGAGCCTATCCCGGGGGCTACCCGCAACCTATACCCTATCCCGGGAGCTACCGGCAGCCTGGAGGGTATCCTGGGGGTTACCCTCAGCCAGGAGGATATACCCAACCAGGAGTCCCGTTACCCCCCATGTCAACACTCCCGATGAACCTAG GGGACACCGGTCTCCCCACAGGGAACAGCTACATCACCAGCTTGGGGGATGATGTCATCAGGACTATTGACTGGGATGACAAGAGAGTGCGACACGCCTTCATCCGCAAG gtctacaccatcatctcagtCCAGCTGCTGGTGACCGTGGGCATCATTGCCGTGTTCACCTTCGT CTCCCCCGTCCGCGCCTTTGTGCAGGGGAACATTATTGTGTACTACTCCTCTTA cgcTGTGTTCCTGGTCAGCTACCTGGTGCTGGCCTGCTGCCCGGGCCCCAG GAGATGCTTCCCCTGGAATCTCATCCTGCTGGCCATCTTT ACGCTGGCCATGGGCTTCATGACAGGAACCATCGCCAG CATGTATGAAACCATGGCAGTCCTGATCGCCATGGTAATCACTGCTATAGTGGCCATAATTGTCACCATCTTCTGCTTCCAGACCAAG GTGGATTTCACATCGTGTACCGGGCTGTTCTGTGTGCTGGGGATCGTCGTCCTTCTGACCTCGACAGTCTCTGCCATCGTCCTTTACTACAAATGT TCTCTTTCTGCAGATTCAGTGGGTCCACATGCTGTTTGCGGCCGTGGTCGCGATCGCCTTCACCCTG TTCCTAGCCTATGA
- the LOC119863409 gene encoding protein lifeguard 3-like isoform X1 has product MSYPSAPPPYDDKNPLYPPQPGGHPQPGAYPGGYPQPIPYPGSYRQPGGYPGGYPQPGGYTQPGVPLPPMSTLPMNLGDTGLPTGNSYITSLGDDVIRTIDWDDKRVRHAFIRKVYTIISVQLLVTVGIIAVFTFVSPVRAFVQGNIIVYYSSYAVFLVSYLVLACCPGPRRCFPWNLILLAIFTLAMGFMTGTIASMYETMAVLIAMVITAIVAIIVTIFCFQTKVDFTSCTGLFCVLGIVVLLTSTVSAIVLYYKCIQWVHMLFAAVVAIAFTLFLAYDTQVLVGTKEYDLSPEEYVFGALEIYVDIVYIFLFLLQFLGCK; this is encoded by the exons ATGTCATACCCCAGTGCTCCCCCGCCCTACGATGACAAGAATCCCCTCTACCCTCCACAGCCTGGAGGCCACCCGCAGCCCGGAGCCTATCCCGGGGGCTACCCGCAACCTATACCCTATCCCGGGAGCTACCGGCAGCCTGGAGGGTATCCTGGGGGTTACCCTCAGCCAGGAGGATATACCCAACCAGGAGTCCCGTTACCCCCCATGTCAACACTCCCGATGAACCTAG GGGACACCGGTCTCCCCACAGGGAACAGCTACATCACCAGCTTGGGGGATGATGTCATCAGGACTATTGACTGGGATGACAAGAGAGTGCGACACGCCTTCATCCGCAAG gtctacaccatcatctcagtCCAGCTGCTGGTGACCGTGGGCATCATTGCCGTGTTCACCTTCGT CTCCCCCGTCCGCGCCTTTGTGCAGGGGAACATTATTGTGTACTACTCCTCTTA cgcTGTGTTCCTGGTCAGCTACCTGGTGCTGGCCTGCTGCCCGGGCCCCAG GAGATGCTTCCCCTGGAATCTCATCCTGCTGGCCATCTTT ACGCTGGCCATGGGCTTCATGACAGGAACCATCGCCAG CATGTATGAAACCATGGCAGTCCTGATCGCCATGGTAATCACTGCTATAGTGGCCATAATTGTCACCATCTTCTGCTTCCAGACCAAG GTGGATTTCACATCGTGTACCGGGCTGTTCTGTGTGCTGGGGATCGTCGTCCTTCTGACCTCGACAGTCTCTGCCATCGTCCTTTACTACAAATGT ATTCAGTGGGTCCACATGCTGTTTGCGGCCGTGGTCGCGATCGCCTTCACCCTG TTCCTAGCCTATGACACCCAGGTGCTGGTAGGGACCAAGGAGTATGACCTCAGCCCGGAGGAGTACGTCTTCGGCGCCCTGGAGATCTACGTGGACATCGTCTACATCTTCTTGTtcctgctgcagttcctgggcTGTAAATAA
- the LOC119863409 gene encoding protein lifeguard 3-like isoform X4, which yields MSYPSAPPPYDDKNPLYPPQPGGHPQPGAYPGGYPQPIPYPGSYRQPGGYPGGYPQPGGYTQPGVPLPPMSTLPMNLGNSYITSLGDDVIRTIDWDDKRVRHAFIRKVYTIISVQLLVTVGIIAVFTFVSPVRAFVQGNIIVYYSSYAVFLVSYLVLACCPGPRRCFPWNLILLAIFTLAMGFMTGTIASMYETMAVLIAMVITAIVAIIVTIFCFQTKVDFTSCTGLFCVLGIVVLLTSTVSAIVLYYKCSLSADSVGPHAVCGRGRDRLHPVPSL from the exons ATGTCATACCCCAGTGCTCCCCCGCCCTACGATGACAAGAATCCCCTCTACCCTCCACAGCCTGGAGGCCACCCGCAGCCCGGAGCCTATCCCGGGGGCTACCCGCAACCTATACCCTATCCCGGGAGCTACCGGCAGCCTGGAGGGTATCCTGGGGGTTACCCTCAGCCAGGAGGATATACCCAACCAGGAGTCCCGTTACCCCCCATGTCAACACTCCCGATGAACCTAG GGAACAGCTACATCACCAGCTTGGGGGATGATGTCATCAGGACTATTGACTGGGATGACAAGAGAGTGCGACACGCCTTCATCCGCAAG gtctacaccatcatctcagtCCAGCTGCTGGTGACCGTGGGCATCATTGCCGTGTTCACCTTCGT CTCCCCCGTCCGCGCCTTTGTGCAGGGGAACATTATTGTGTACTACTCCTCTTA cgcTGTGTTCCTGGTCAGCTACCTGGTGCTGGCCTGCTGCCCGGGCCCCAG GAGATGCTTCCCCTGGAATCTCATCCTGCTGGCCATCTTT ACGCTGGCCATGGGCTTCATGACAGGAACCATCGCCAG CATGTATGAAACCATGGCAGTCCTGATCGCCATGGTAATCACTGCTATAGTGGCCATAATTGTCACCATCTTCTGCTTCCAGACCAAG GTGGATTTCACATCGTGTACCGGGCTGTTCTGTGTGCTGGGGATCGTCGTCCTTCTGACCTCGACAGTCTCTGCCATCGTCCTTTACTACAAATGT TCTCTTTCTGCAGATTCAGTGGGTCCACATGCTGTTTGCGGCCGTGGTCGCGATCGCCTTCACCCTG TTCCTAGCCTATGA